A window of the Deltaproteobacteria bacterium genome harbors these coding sequences:
- the ndhC gene encoding NADH-quinone oxidoreductase subunit A — protein sequence MGSETLWPLGLYFLIALVVAGSMIGLSFVLGERHKDRATGQPYESGILSTGSARVRLSVKFYIVAMLFVIFDLEAVFIFAYAVAYEEVGWAGYAGMVVFVAILVVALIYEYRMGALDWEPIRLRRAKAGRERIGT from the coding sequence ATGGGTAGCGAGACGCTCTGGCCGCTGGGTCTGTACTTTCTGATTGCTCTCGTTGTGGCGGGAAGCATGATCGGGTTGTCGTTCGTCCTGGGCGAGCGGCACAAGGACCGCGCCACCGGGCAGCCGTACGAGTCGGGCATCCTCTCCACCGGCTCGGCGCGCGTGCGCCTGTCGGTGAAGTTCTACATCGTCGCGATGCTGTTCGTGATCTTCGACCTCGAAGCGGTATTCATCTTCGCCTACGCCGTGGCATACGAGGAGGTGGGCTGGGCCGGCTACGCCGGCATGGTGGTGTTCGTGGCGATTCTGGTGGTGGCGCTGATCTACGAATACCGCATGGGCGCGCTCGACTGGGAGCCCATCCGTCTGAGGCGGGCCAAGGCCGGTCGGGAAAGGATCGGCACTTGA